Proteins encoded by one window of Cuniculiplasma divulgatum:
- a CDS encoding glutamate--tRNA ligase, giving the protein MNSLNTDIEKNVLKNAIEHDGRAELKSVVNKLLGSYPELRSSIKDLMADINLSISKINSMSIEEQISLANEKYSDILIVEKKNEEHHLPDLKNVKGKVVMRMAPSPSGPLHIGHSRMLILNDEYVKRYGGELILRIEDTNPNNIYPQAYDMIQEDTRWLDVNFTQFVIQSERMELYYKRARELILMGKAYICKCRVEDFKRDLMESKACPHRNLPPEMMVEQFDQIITGHDKDLKPVLVIKTDLNHPNPAVRDWIAFRVIETPHPHTGKKYRFYPLMNFSVAVDDHELELTHVIRGMDHLNNTERQKYIFNYFKWDIPEYFHYGLINIQDAILSTTSMRKGIEAGEYRGWDDVRLATLLALRRRGYQKETFRKYWIDSGLNDVNSDFSWEIFNSMNRQFIDHSANRYFFVSDPVKVKINGSPETESMIPLYPKESERGFRKYSLDKDQTLYLQKSDINDAKENDTVRLKDLYNIIYKDGAWHYLDSENKTRRKIIHWVKDDSPEFEVYKPDGTTDRGFIESDAVKANGIVQFERYAFVNKTSERYALYLHK; this is encoded by the coding sequence ATCAATCTGAGTATTTCAAAGATAAATTCTATGAGCATCGAGGAACAGATTTCTCTTGCCAATGAGAAATATAGTGATATCCTTATAGTTGAAAAGAAGAATGAGGAACATCACCTACCAGATCTTAAAAATGTAAAGGGTAAAGTTGTGATGAGGATGGCACCATCCCCCTCTGGACCACTCCATATTGGTCACAGCAGGATGTTGATTTTAAATGATGAATATGTGAAAAGATACGGTGGAGAATTAATTCTCAGAATAGAAGATACAAATCCAAATAATATATATCCTCAGGCTTATGACATGATCCAGGAAGATACCAGATGGCTTGACGTAAACTTCACACAGTTTGTTATACAATCAGAGAGGATGGAACTTTATTATAAGAGGGCGAGAGAATTAATCCTGATGGGAAAGGCCTATATTTGTAAATGCAGAGTTGAAGATTTCAAAAGAGACCTTATGGAATCAAAAGCATGTCCCCATAGGAATCTTCCACCAGAGATGATGGTTGAACAATTTGACCAGATTATAACAGGACATGATAAGGACTTAAAGCCTGTTCTTGTTATAAAAACTGACTTAAACCATCCCAATCCTGCGGTTAGGGACTGGATTGCATTCAGGGTTATAGAAACCCCACATCCTCATACTGGTAAGAAATACAGATTCTATCCTCTGATGAATTTCAGCGTGGCTGTGGACGACCATGAACTGGAATTGACACATGTAATAAGAGGGATGGATCATCTAAACAATACGGAAAGACAAAAATATATTTTCAACTACTTTAAATGGGACATACCAGAATATTTTCACTACGGTCTCATCAATATACAGGACGCCATACTGAGTACTACATCAATGAGGAAGGGTATTGAAGCGGGCGAATACAGAGGATGGGATGATGTTAGGCTCGCAACTCTCCTGGCCCTAAGAAGAAGAGGGTACCAGAAAGAAACCTTTAGAAAATACTGGATAGATTCTGGCCTGAATGATGTAAACTCAGATTTCTCATGGGAAATATTCAACTCAATGAACAGGCAATTCATAGATCACTCTGCAAACCGTTATTTCTTTGTCTCTGATCCGGTGAAGGTAAAGATCAATGGTTCTCCTGAAACAGAATCAATGATACCTCTCTATCCTAAAGAATCTGAAAGGGGATTTAGGAAATACAGTCTTGATAAGGATCAGACCCTTTATCTGCAGAAATCTGACATTAACGATGCAAAGGAGAATGATACAGTTAGGCTAAAAGATCTGTATAATATAATCTATAAAGACGGAGCCTGGCATTATCTTGATTCTGAAAATAAGACCAGAAGAAAAATCATTCACTGGGTGAAGGACGATTCTCCGGAATTTGAAGTTTATAAACCAGATGGTACAACTGATAGAGGTTTCATAGAATCTGATGCAGTAAAAGCAAATGGGATAGTACAATTTGAGAGATATGCATTTGTGAACAAGACATCGGAAAGATATGCACTATATCTGCATAAGTGA
- a CDS encoding DUF2240 family protein, with protein MDRELARKLISVVSQEKKNARSISGKDIVNILVYKRKFLKEESSVRFEDECVREGLLSREGDSFLINFNAPAEHVPIDLVIDEEELFQEQTRDASYLDRLLNAVVASGKLTKKEALERSKKQLENLKYVNMTIRLCSLMNDLYIDYSDIKKDMERDIFNLISLP; from the coding sequence ATGGATAGGGAATTGGCAAGAAAGCTTATTTCAGTAGTTTCACAGGAAAAAAAGAATGCGAGATCTATTTCTGGCAAGGATATTGTTAATATTCTGGTTTACAAAAGGAAATTTTTAAAGGAAGAAAGTTCGGTAAGGTTTGAAGATGAATGTGTCAGGGAAGGACTACTTTCAAGAGAAGGAGATAGTTTTCTCATCAACTTCAATGCTCCTGCGGAACATGTTCCAATCGATCTGGTAATAGATGAGGAGGAACTTTTCCAGGAGCAAACCAGGGATGCTTCTTATCTAGACAGATTGCTCAATGCTGTAGTTGCCTCGGGTAAATTAACAAAAAAAGAAGCTCTGGAAAGGTCAAAGAAGCAGCTTGAAAACTTAAAATATGTTAACATGACAATAAGGCTTTGTTCACTTATGAACGATCTATATATTGATTATTCTGACATTAAAAAAGATATGGAAAGAGATATCTTTAACCTTATTTCTCTCCCTTAA
- a CDS encoding hydroxymethylglutaryl-CoA reductase, degradative: protein MPVKNSELKGFYRKSTEERIETLRDYCHLNDEEISILKNNGSLNRETGEKLVENYISNMEIPMGIATNFSINGRDYLIPMAIEEPSVIAACSNGARIARMAGGFRAYASSSIMYGQIQLTNLDDIGKAKTEILMERENILRIANEASRTLSKLGKGAREITFHNVKYDEHVLIIHLEIDTGDAMGANIINSMVERVSPFLEAITGGTVVLKILSNLSPLRIVRAYATFRKDAIGGPEVVERFIHAARLAEEDIFRAATHNKGIMNGIDAVLLAIMNDWRQAEANAHAYAAIKGSYGSLTHYELDNNGDIIGSIEIPVSVGTVGGTSASIPKAKICQKILDIKDARELEEVLACVGLAQNFAAMRALSDEGIQKGHMALHSKNLAMAVGATGDNIEKVAEMLVKSGSINMTNARVILDKLMKGE, encoded by the coding sequence ATGCCAGTAAAAAATTCAGAATTGAAAGGGTTTTACAGGAAGAGTACAGAGGAAAGAATAGAGACTTTAAGGGATTACTGCCATCTTAACGATGAGGAAATATCCATTTTGAAGAACAACGGTTCTCTGAATCGGGAAACCGGAGAAAAACTGGTTGAAAATTATATTTCTAATATGGAAATTCCCATGGGAATTGCAACAAATTTTAGTATTAATGGAAGGGATTATCTTATTCCAATGGCCATAGAAGAGCCTTCTGTAATAGCAGCATGTTCAAACGGTGCAAGGATTGCAAGAATGGCAGGAGGATTCAGGGCCTATGCATCCTCATCTATTATGTATGGCCAGATACAGTTAACCAATCTCGATGATATAGGAAAAGCCAAGACGGAAATTCTCATGGAAAGAGAGAACATATTGCGAATTGCCAACGAGGCAAGCAGGACATTAAGCAAACTGGGAAAAGGTGCCAGAGAGATCACATTTCATAATGTGAAATATGATGAGCATGTTCTGATTATACATCTTGAAATCGATACGGGAGATGCAATGGGTGCAAATATTATAAACAGTATGGTAGAAAGAGTATCGCCTTTTCTGGAAGCAATCACAGGAGGTACTGTTGTACTTAAGATCCTTAGCAATCTTTCACCTCTAAGAATTGTCAGAGCATATGCAACATTCAGGAAAGATGCAATTGGTGGTCCTGAGGTGGTTGAGAGATTCATTCACGCAGCAAGGCTAGCCGAGGAAGATATATTCAGAGCTGCTACACATAACAAGGGTATTATGAATGGAATCGATGCAGTATTACTTGCAATCATGAACGACTGGAGACAAGCTGAGGCTAATGCGCATGCATATGCAGCAATAAAAGGTTCATACGGCTCTCTCACGCATTATGAACTGGATAACAATGGAGATATAATAGGATCAATTGAGATACCAGTAAGTGTGGGCACCGTTGGAGGCACCTCTGCTAGCATTCCAAAGGCAAAAATCTGTCAAAAGATTCTGGATATTAAAGACGCCAGAGAACTCGAAGAAGTGCTGGCCTGTGTAGGACTCGCACAAAATTTCGCCGCAATGAGGGCTTTAAGTGATGAGGGAATACAGAAAGGTCATATGGCTCTCCACTCCAAAAATTTAGCGATGGCAGTAGGAGCCACTGGTGATAATATTGAGAAAGTTGCCGAAATGCTGGTTAAATCTGGTTCGATTAATATGACTAATGCAAGGGTAATTCTTGATAAATTAATGAAAGGTGAATAA
- a CDS encoding MFS transporter has product MKTELKALSSTSLAHLSNDGVFLLFSSLIVYYSEPSLGLNITILGYFATIYVFVSGILSIPVGRWSDSGDRDPELMSLGILLLAISLVTFSIPFLFSSSMAILTKYLVVGLGAFILGLGQAFYHPLGADILRYSLKGRDSSFLLGINGSFGSIGRAVILIIVGIMIVDYGAFRGLFYLSLYYFVVAIVIYIMSRNLRKSETYREKRMEAVIERKELVRMKSLPGVRGFLAILTVTLFLRSAFQLAISTYAFTYIDGIFKSSFLSFLFLAVALVTPIVGQPIFGQLTRRKGGDFTLLFAGVLSLLAFLPFLYFSQNYVLSLIFFSIYAFGAFTGFPSILGFLNQKIPKEVSTRANTWAWGIGNTVGGAFGILIFTTLFETLKISMELSFILMLSFLVLSIITNIMIKPFAKKLPSQITQ; this is encoded by the coding sequence ATGAAAACTGAATTAAAAGCACTTTCGAGTACTTCTCTTGCCCATCTATCAAACGATGGAGTATTCCTGTTGTTTTCTTCCTTAATAGTGTATTATTCAGAACCATCCCTTGGTTTGAATATAACAATTCTGGGTTATTTCGCAACTATATATGTTTTTGTTTCGGGAATACTTAGCATTCCAGTTGGTAGATGGTCAGATTCAGGTGATAGAGATCCGGAGCTCATGTCACTGGGAATACTCTTACTTGCCATATCGCTAGTTACATTTTCTATCCCGTTCCTTTTTTCATCATCTATGGCAATACTGACCAAATATCTTGTAGTTGGATTGGGTGCATTCATCCTCGGACTGGGGCAGGCATTTTATCATCCACTTGGTGCTGATATATTAAGATATTCACTTAAGGGAAGAGATTCATCATTCTTACTTGGAATAAATGGTTCATTTGGTAGCATTGGAAGGGCTGTAATCCTCATTATAGTTGGTATTATGATAGTAGATTATGGAGCTTTTAGGGGATTGTTCTATCTTTCTCTGTACTATTTCGTAGTTGCTATAGTCATTTACATAATGTCAAGAAATTTAAGAAAATCAGAAACTTACCGCGAAAAGAGAATGGAAGCTGTAATAGAGAGGAAAGAGCTTGTTAGGATGAAATCACTGCCGGGAGTTAGAGGATTTCTTGCCATATTGACAGTCACACTCTTTCTCAGGTCTGCCTTTCAGCTGGCAATCTCTACTTATGCATTTACATACATTGATGGAATCTTTAAAAGTAGCTTTTTGTCATTTTTATTCCTTGCGGTAGCTTTGGTAACACCCATAGTAGGTCAACCTATATTCGGACAATTAACTAGAAGAAAAGGGGGAGATTTCACATTACTCTTTGCAGGCGTTCTATCATTGCTGGCTTTCCTTCCATTCCTTTATTTTTCACAGAATTATGTTCTATCTCTGATATTCTTTTCAATTTATGCCTTTGGAGCATTTACCGGTTTCCCATCAATTCTTGGTTTCCTGAATCAAAAAATACCGAAGGAAGTATCAACCAGGGCAAACACATGGGCTTGGGGTATAGGGAATACAGTTGGAGGAGCCTTTGGAATATTAATATTCACAACTCTATTTGAGACGCTAAAAATTTCAATGGAATTATCATTTATCTTAATGCTTTCATTCCTTGTTCTTTCTATTATTACAAACATAATGATCAAGCCATTTGCTAAGAAACTTCCATCCCAGATAACACAGTAA